The genomic stretch CTTCAGAAAGCAGAGGAGGAAAAAGTTTTAGTTTCTTTGAATTTATGAAATATTCAATACCCGTTTTAGTAGTTAACTTCACTATCCTCTATATCTTTATTTCTTTAGTTGGAATAATCTAGATACTGCTACTAATTGCATTTCATTTGTTCCTTCAGCTATTTCCATAATCTTTGCATCTCTATATAGTCTTTCAACTTTAGAACCTCTATTTAATCCATGTCCACCGAAAATATGCAATGCAAGTCTAGTTACTTCTGTTGCTGTTACTGCAGCATAATATTTAGCCATAGATGCTTCTGTAGTAGCTTCGTAACCATTATCAAATAATTGGGCTGCTCTCCATGTGAGTAATCTTGCCGCTTCAACTTTTATGTAAGCATCAGCCAAGTTAAAGGAAATCCATTCTTGTTCTATTAATGCTTTACCAAACTGCTTTCTTGATTGTGCTCTTGAAATAGCTTCTTCAAGAGCACCTCTCGCAATTCCTACTGCAATTCCGGCATATCCATTTCTACTAACCATTAAAGCTTTTAATGCTCCTCTATAAGCATCACCTTCTTTACCTATTATACTATCCTTTGGGATTCTTACGTTGTTAAATTTAACATAAGATACTCCTGCACCTCTAATCCCCATTAAATCAAGTTTATGTATTTCTATTCCTGGTAGTTTAGAATCTATAAGCAAGAGTGAAATACCTTGTCTATCCCCTGGATTTCCACTAGTTCTTGCTAAAACAACCATCTTCGTAGAGAAAGATGCTGCACTAGTGAAGATTTTCTCACCATTTAAAACTAATTCATTTCCATCTGGTTTTGCTATAGTTTGTAAAGCTCCTAAATCAGAACCTGCCTGTGGCTCTGTTAATGCAACTGCATAAACTTCCTTTGCTTTTATTCCTTTCTCTATCCATTCTTGTGCTGAATCCCCACCTACGGAGACTAATAGCTGTAATGCGTTTTGTTGTGTATGTAAAGAATGCGATGCTCCTCCGCTTTCAGCTCCCAATTCTTCCGTTGCTATTGCAAAAGCCATTTCGCCTAACGCTAATCCTCCGTATTTTGTTGGTTGCTTCATTCCTAGTAAACCCATTTCTCCTAGGTCTTTTACTATCTTATCTCCTCCATCATTTGTTTCATCCATTTGTTTTGCATATTCTCTTACAGTTTTCTGAGCATATTCTCTAATTTT from Sulfolobus sp. S-194 encodes the following:
- a CDS encoding acyl-CoA dehydrogenase encodes the protein MFSLSKELEEYRVKIREYAQKTVREYAKQMDETNDGGDKIVKDLGEMGLLGMKQPTKYGGLALGEMAFAIATEELGAESGGASHSLHTQQNALQLLVSVGGDSAQEWIEKGIKAKEVYAVALTEPQAGSDLGALQTIAKPDGNELVLNGEKIFTSAASFSTKMVVLARTSGNPGDRQGISLLLIDSKLPGIEIHKLDLMGIRGAGVSYVKFNNVRIPKDSIIGKEGDAYRGALKALMVSRNGYAGIAVGIARGALEEAISRAQSRKQFGKALIEQEWISFNLADAYIKVEAARLLTWRAAQLFDNGYEATTEASMAKYYAAVTATEVTRLALHIFGGHGLNRGSKVERLYRDAKIMEIAEGTNEMQLVAVSRLFQLKK